A window of Hymenobacter aerilatus contains these coding sequences:
- a CDS encoding SusC/RagA family TonB-linked outer membrane protein — MPGANIVETRTMRLFNSIYANWKITNGLQYRLNFGPDLTNERFGSFTGSNTNARRLAPATARTEYGQRFNYTLENILTYNKTFKDVHTLGVTALHSIQRDRYERAFIDVNGVAAETQEFYNLGQASTFNTPGTDLRTWTLQSFMGRVNYDFKGRYLLTLTGRYDGSSRFGANNKYGFFPSVAVGWNASDEAFLKNVSWLDQLKVRGSYGVIGNTGIDPYQTQSLLSRTTYAFGNNPAYGYRVGSLGNSDLRWETTATGNIGLDFSLWKGRLSGSLEAYQANTSDLLLYDQLPISNGFTQVLRNVGRTRNRGLEATVSTVNLNTAGGFRWSTDVQFTRNREAILELFNGKVDDVGSGRFIGKPITAYFDYEKIGIWQTDEADQARGFGQAPGQIKVKDQNGDGRIDANDRVVLGSQVPKWSGGITNRFEFKGFDFSFFVYARVGSMIRSEFHTAYNRLAGRYNNLDIDYWTPNNPTNDFPRPNVNQEEPIYGSTLQYFDGTFVKVRNINFGYNFTPALVQRLHLSGLRLYTSIQQPFIFAPYRSKYKGIDPEVDDQVNAGQIPSVRQITFGLNAKL, encoded by the coding sequence GTGCCGGGCGCCAACATTGTAGAAACCCGCACGATGCGCCTGTTCAACAGCATCTATGCGAACTGGAAGATTACCAACGGGCTCCAATACCGTCTCAACTTCGGCCCCGACCTCACCAACGAGCGGTTTGGCAGCTTCACGGGGAGCAACACCAACGCCCGCCGGCTGGCCCCGGCCACTGCCCGCACCGAGTACGGCCAACGCTTCAACTACACGCTAGAGAACATTCTGACCTACAACAAGACGTTCAAGGACGTGCACACGCTGGGCGTTACGGCCCTGCATTCCATCCAGCGCGACCGGTACGAAAGGGCCTTCATCGACGTGAACGGGGTGGCAGCTGAAACGCAGGAGTTCTACAACCTGGGGCAGGCCAGCACCTTCAATACCCCTGGCACCGACCTGCGTACCTGGACGTTGCAGTCCTTCATGGGCCGCGTGAACTACGACTTTAAGGGCCGCTACCTGCTCACGCTCACGGGTCGCTACGATGGTTCTTCCCGCTTCGGGGCCAACAACAAATACGGTTTCTTCCCGTCGGTAGCGGTGGGGTGGAATGCCAGCGACGAGGCCTTTCTGAAGAACGTGTCGTGGCTGGATCAGCTGAAAGTACGTGGTAGCTACGGCGTTATCGGCAACACGGGCATCGACCCCTATCAGACCCAGAGCCTGTTGTCGCGCACCACGTATGCCTTCGGCAACAACCCCGCCTACGGCTACCGGGTAGGCAGCCTCGGCAACTCTGACCTGCGCTGGGAAACCACCGCCACCGGCAACATCGGCCTGGATTTCAGCCTGTGGAAAGGACGCCTGTCGGGCTCCCTAGAAGCCTACCAGGCCAATACCAGCGACCTGCTGCTCTACGACCAGCTGCCCATTTCCAACGGTTTTACGCAGGTGCTGCGCAACGTGGGCCGCACCCGCAACCGCGGCCTCGAAGCCACGGTTTCTACCGTCAACCTGAATACTGCTGGCGGCTTCCGCTGGTCGACGGACGTGCAGTTCACCCGCAACCGCGAGGCTATTCTGGAACTGTTTAACGGCAAGGTGGATGACGTGGGCAGCGGGCGCTTTATTGGGAAGCCGATTACGGCGTACTTCGATTACGAAAAGATTGGTATTTGGCAGACCGACGAGGCAGACCAGGCCAGAGGCTTTGGGCAGGCGCCGGGCCAGATTAAGGTGAAGGACCAGAACGGCGACGGCCGCATCGATGCCAACGACCGTGTGGTGCTGGGCTCCCAAGTGCCGAAGTGGTCGGGCGGCATCACCAACCGCTTCGAATTCAAGGGGTTTGACTTTTCGTTTTTCGTCTATGCGCGGGTAGGCAGCATGATACGCAGCGAGTTTCACACGGCGTACAACCGGCTAGCGGGCCGCTACAACAACCTGGATATCGATTACTGGACGCCCAACAACCCCACCAACGACTTCCCGCGGCCCAATGTGAACCAGGAAGAACCCATTTACGGCTCTACCCTCCAGTATTTCGACGGCACGTTTGTGAAGGTGCGCAACATCAACTTCGGCTACAACTTCACACCGGCCCTGGTGCAGCGCCTGCACCTGAGTGGGCTGCGCCTGTACACCAGCATTCAACAGCCCTTCATTTTTGCCCCTTACCGCTCCAAATACAAAGGCATCGACCCCGAAGTGGACGATCAGGTGAATGCTGGCCAGATTCCGTCGGTGCGGCAAATCACTTTCGGCCTGAACGCCAAGCTCTAG
- a CDS encoding SusC/RagA family TonB-linked outer membrane protein — MATPYTSHFPKAILFLLLLLLATATRLIAQQPGNTISGKIVDAKGSALPGVTVQVKGTTTGTSTGPDGTFTLQAPPTATELVVSSIGYTPQTVAIGSRRQFSVTLQEDVKSLDDVVVVGYGTQKKSQTTGAISSVTSREISELPIADPRRALQGRAAGVDVTQAGSRPGQGVTVRIRGRRSINASNEPLYVVDGIPLAAGIDDINPNDIASMEVLKDASATAIYGSRGANGVVLVTTRRGTAGKTVVSYDAYGGFSQALGRVDIMNGAEFAEMKRESRRAVGNYDDSNPAAADQRLFSAVELEGIEQGRSIDYPSMLLRTAGIQSHQVGVRGGSEKTQFAVSGNFFKENGILKTTDFTRFTFRINLDHQINDHFQVGTSTLGVYSLNNGNDSPVYGGGRFSPFGGALNENPLGKPYDENGNLIFLPTPTACAPTPRPR; from the coding sequence ATGGCAACACCGTATACCAGCCACTTTCCCAAGGCTATTCTCTTCTTGTTGCTGCTCTTGCTAGCAACGGCTACGAGGCTGATAGCCCAGCAGCCAGGCAACACCATTAGCGGCAAGATTGTAGACGCAAAAGGGTCCGCACTGCCCGGCGTTACAGTTCAGGTGAAAGGCACCACTACCGGCACCAGCACCGGCCCCGATGGCACTTTTACATTACAAGCCCCTCCTACCGCTACCGAGCTGGTTGTCAGCTCGATTGGCTACACGCCGCAAACCGTGGCCATTGGCAGTCGGCGGCAATTCAGCGTGACGTTGCAGGAGGATGTGAAGTCCTTAGACGATGTGGTAGTGGTAGGCTACGGCACCCAGAAAAAAAGCCAAACTACGGGCGCTATTTCCTCGGTTACTTCTCGGGAAATCAGCGAGTTGCCCATAGCCGACCCGCGTCGGGCGCTGCAAGGACGGGCTGCCGGCGTGGATGTAACGCAAGCGGGCAGCCGCCCCGGTCAGGGCGTTACGGTGCGCATTCGGGGGCGGCGCTCCATCAATGCCAGCAACGAGCCGCTGTACGTGGTAGACGGCATTCCGCTGGCCGCGGGCATCGACGACATCAACCCCAATGACATTGCCTCTATGGAAGTGCTGAAAGATGCGTCGGCCACGGCTATCTACGGCTCGCGTGGGGCTAATGGTGTGGTGCTGGTAACTACGCGCCGGGGTACGGCCGGCAAAACCGTGGTGAGCTATGATGCCTACGGCGGCTTTTCGCAGGCACTAGGCCGGGTGGATATCATGAACGGAGCAGAGTTTGCGGAGATGAAGCGGGAGTCGCGCCGGGCCGTAGGCAACTACGACGACTCCAACCCGGCTGCGGCAGATCAGCGCTTGTTTTCGGCCGTGGAGCTGGAAGGAATTGAGCAAGGACGCAGCATCGACTACCCTTCCATGCTGCTGCGCACGGCAGGCATTCAGAGCCACCAGGTAGGGGTACGAGGCGGCAGCGAGAAAACGCAGTTTGCCGTTTCGGGCAACTTCTTCAAGGAAAATGGCATTCTGAAAACCACTGATTTCACGCGTTTTACGTTCCGCATCAACCTCGACCACCAGATCAACGACCACTTTCAGGTAGGTACTTCTACCCTGGGGGTATACAGCCTCAACAACGGCAACGACAGCCCCGTGTACGGAGGGGGACGCTTTAGTCCCTTCGGCGGGGCACTCAACGAAAACCCGCTGGGCAAGCCCTACGATGAGAACGGCAACCTCATTTTCCTACCTACCCCGACGGCCTGCGCTCCAACCCCGCGGCCGAGGTAG
- a CDS encoding FAD:protein FMN transferase, with protein MFSRLLLAVITSLWTPAPAPLQAFHLHGYAQGTTYALTYYAADSIVKQAEVTQQLAEIDASLSLYQPGSLINRFNAAPRGVRADQHLQRVVRKALEVCRATDGLFDATVEPLVQAWGFGQQPAAGAPTPAAIQTLLRSVGSDKLTLRGDSLLKQVPTLHLDLNGIAQGYTVDVLAALLERHGIRNYVVELGGELRVRGHRQPGGETLRIGIERPDTSAFAAPALQQVIGLTAGGVTTSGNYRKFRRVGEQQAAHLINPKTGYPFRNELISVTVVAPDALTADAYDNALMGMGLARALAFLRQNPDLQAYFIYQRPTGAVADTATVGFTKLLLHP; from the coding sequence ATGTTTAGTCGACTTCTACTTGCTGTTATAACATCTCTATGGACGCCAGCGCCGGCCCCGTTGCAAGCGTTTCACTTGCACGGCTATGCGCAGGGCACTACCTATGCCCTCACGTACTACGCCGCCGATAGCATAGTGAAGCAGGCTGAAGTGACACAGCAACTGGCCGAAATCGACGCTTCGTTGTCGCTTTATCAGCCCGGCTCGCTCATCAACCGCTTCAACGCAGCCCCGCGGGGCGTGCGTGCCGACCAGCACCTGCAACGTGTGGTGCGCAAGGCGCTGGAAGTGTGCCGCGCTACCGATGGCCTGTTTGATGCCACCGTGGAACCGCTGGTACAAGCCTGGGGCTTTGGGCAACAGCCCGCAGCCGGAGCGCCTACCCCGGCAGCCATCCAGACCCTTTTGCGCAGCGTGGGTTCCGATAAGCTGACGCTGCGCGGCGACTCCCTGCTCAAGCAAGTGCCTACTTTGCACCTCGACCTCAACGGCATTGCCCAGGGCTACACCGTGGATGTGCTGGCGGCTCTGTTGGAACGCCACGGCATCCGCAATTACGTGGTGGAGCTAGGCGGCGAGCTGCGGGTGCGCGGCCACCGGCAGCCGGGCGGCGAGACGCTGCGCATCGGCATTGAGCGGCCCGATACCAGTGCGTTTGCCGCGCCGGCCTTGCAGCAGGTGATTGGCCTAACGGCGGGAGGCGTGACCACCTCCGGCAACTACCGCAAGTTTCGGCGGGTAGGGGAACAGCAGGCGGCGCACCTCATCAACCCCAAAACGGGCTACCCCTTTCGCAATGAACTGATTAGTGTGACGGTGGTAGCGCCCGACGCCCTCACGGCCGACGCCTATGATAATGCCCTGATGGGCATGGGCCTGGCGCGCGCCCTCGCGTTTCTGCGGCAAAATCCTGATCTTCAGGCTTATTTTA